The following nucleotide sequence is from Ignavibacteriales bacterium.
CCTCCCCAGCGGAACATACTTTTACCGCCTTGACACGGACGGTATCTCCGAAACCAAGAAAATGCTCTTAATAAAATAACTTCATAAAGGAGGAGGATTTACCCTCCTCCTTTAAATATTCCCCTTTTTTTCTTAATTTTACCAAAACCTTATCCTATTGAAAACACTTACGGCTTTTCTGTTCGTACTACTCTTTGCTTCAACTTCATTCTCACAGGTTGTTAATATAGAGGCGCGCCGACTCCGTACCGAAAAGGACGGATGGGCGGGTGAAGCCAGCGCAGACTTCTTCATCCTAAAAGAGGTTAGCACCGTTTACGCGATTGAGGGTAAAGCCCAGATTCAGTTTAAAAAAGATAAAAGCCTCTTCCTTTTTCTTTCGGATTTGGGTTTCATTAAAGCAGATGACAAGGATTTCCAGAACAGCGGCTTTCAGCATATCAGGTATAACTATAAACTCACCGATACATTTCTGAGATGGGAAGTCTTCACTCAGGCTCAGTTTAATAAAGTAAGGGATATAAAGCTCCGCCTCCTTGCCGGCACAGGACCAAGATTTAAATTATATGATACGGATAAGATGAGATTTTACATCGGGACGCTGTACATGTACGAATACGAGGAAAGACAATCCGAACCTATCATAGAACGTGAAAACAGGATAAGCAGTTATTTTTCATACACATTTAATATTGGCAAGCTCCTGCTTTTTGGTACAGTATATTATCAGCCTGAGGTCACCCAGCTCGATGACTACCGTCTGGTAAATCAAACCGATCTGGAATTCAAAATATTCGATGAATTCAAATTTGTGATAAAGTACAGGCTTCTTTATGATACTTTCCCTCCTCCCTCCGTGCCAAATACTTCTTATTCCTTCTCTAATGGATTTAAGCTTGTGCTCTAACTTCCTTCACCATTTCACGCACTTTCTCTCCAAACCAATCCTTCTTAGGTGTATGAGGATCTAAATCCGCCATCTCCTTTCTCTGGTCTTTCGGCTTCCCTGCCATCTTCAAAATAAATTTGTAATTGTTCATGAACTGCTTGCCCGTATTAAGGTGAGAGAGAGGAATATCCGGGCGGTTTTTGAGATACTGTGCATGCTTGCTTAGCTCCTCATATCCTTCATCCAGCATACCCAGCTCGAAGAAGTTCTTCATCCTTAGCCTGGACTTGTCTATGTAATAAATATAGTTCTCTGCGTTCACCTTGTTCACCAGCTCCAGCGACTTTTCAAACTTACCTTTCTCAAAATCTATCTTGGCTAGCGAAAGGTTAAGTTCGTTTTCCTTTTGCTCTGAGGGAAGGAAGTGTGAGTATTTATGAATAAAGTTCTCCGTCCATTTCAGATCCTTCATCTTTAGACCTATAAATACATAATCCCTGAAGTTGTTTAGCGGAAATGTAAACTTTTTCAGATCGTCGTAAAGACCAAGCTCCAGCTTCTTTTTGAACAGGTAAAATATCTCGGCTATATAATCCTCCTCGCCTATGTTCATGCGGTTTATACAATGGTTTGTCATCACCTTGAGAACCGAATCCTTATACTTCTCTGAAAAGCTGTTTATATTCCGGAAAAAGAATTTCTTTGCCGTGAGATAGTTGCGTTTATTATCAGGCTCGCTGAAAGTAGAGAACAAACAGGTATGGAGTTTAACTTCTTTCGAAAATTGAAAATTCATGCGCCTCAATCCGGCTTTAAGCCTCTTCAGATTTATCGACCGTGCTATCAGGTCCACGAGATTGTTTTCCGATTTTACCCTGTGTAGCTTTTGCTGTGTATGCTCTATATATAGATCGAAAACAATTAAAAAGAAACAGCTCGCCAGGTAATTTGTAAATACCAGGTATTGATTATGAAAATTCTTTCCCGTCATGCTCAGCCATTGCGCATGTAAAAAATGTATATCCTTCATGTCTGTGTTAAAATTAAACTTCTGTATTTCACACCCCTCCAAACTGTTTATCCTCTTTTCAAACTCCTTATGAAGCCCCCGATCTTTGTATTCATTGAGAAGGAGTTTCTCGCGATGAACACGGTCGTTTTTTATGTTCTTTATGACAAGAAACTCATCCGTCAATTTTTTTAATTCCGAAAACCGGTTCCTTAATGTCTGCTTCGAATATGACCTGTTCTCCTCCTTCGCCATAAAGAAGTTCTCAAAAGAGCTTTCGGTATCTTTACCCTTTTTCGAAATGTACTCACTAAGACCATCCAGAATAACCGTGTAATCACGTCCCTTATTAAAGTACGGACATTCCAGTACGGTCTTAAAATCCTTCATCTCTTCTTTACTGAAGGTTTGTAAAATTCTTATAAGATTTTTTGCCATTTTTTATGGGTATAATTATTCCTAAAAAATACAATTTTTAGCCTAAATTAGCAACATTGTGTTAATTTTTACTGGGTATAATATTACTTTAATTTCTTTGCTTATTACTCCTCCATATAATAATTTTGAATAGAAATTGTTTTTTGAATTGAAATACCCTTCCCCGTATATACTGTGGCAGAGCGCTGTTATCATGCAGTGTAATGTCCCGTTGTGATACCAACACAAATGGCACAAAGATTTACTTTGCGCCATTTTTTTTGCCCAAACTTAATTCCTACGAATAGCTCTTTTTTAAAATTCAAATTCATTTCAGGAAAAGTTATTTTTACAAATGGAAAACTTCAAAGATATCTTCACGCGGTTAAAAAAGAACCTCACTCAATTTAAAAAAGGTATAGTTGTTCAAAACAGCACCGAAGACAATTACTACCTAAATACTAATACCGAATTCAACAAAAAACCGATGTTCTTCGCCGCTGTCGCAATAAAAAAGAATTACGTATCGTATTACCTCATGCCTGTATATACAAATCCCGCCTTGCTAAAGGGCATCTCGCCTGCGCTCAAAAAGAAAATGCAGGGGAAATCATGCTTCAATTTCAAAACCATTGATGAGGATCTGTTTAAAGAGTTGGGAGACCTGACTAAGAAAGGATACGAATCTTTTAAGAAAGAAGGGTTTATTAAATAAACAAAAAAGGCGGTCATTGACCGCCTTTTTTAAAAGCTACTCGTTTATCACTTCAAACGTTCCGTCCCAATTTATCCGGAGCGTATGTAGTGCACATGCATCCACATTGTAAAATATTACTGCATTCCCATCCAGGTCGGTGATCTTTATGTCGAATATGCAGGTTTCTCCCAGCGATTCCGGAATATATACCTGTACGGTTGATTGGTCGTTAAAAAGATCACTCGGTAATATGTCGTCACCCCAGTTATTGCTCTCTGCAGGTGAAACATAAATGTTATTCAGAGTAACCCCGGTGTTGTTCTCAATATAAAAACCCAGAGCCTGTGAATAAGAATTTTGTGAAGTGAAGAAGGAAAGACAGAACAAAAAGCCAAATAAGAATAAGATTTTTTTCATCTTGTTTTAATTTAAGGGTTGTGCGGTGGATGAATTTACGTAACGGGAAATCAAAAAAACAGCCTTAAAATTCAGCCGGCAACCCCTCCTCATGCCTGCTTTCCCATTCCATAATTCCCAATAAAACACTATCTTTAGTAAAACCCTTATGCAAATGAAAACACTGAGCCTGTTAATACCGGCTATTGCGCTTACTCTGCTTCTTGCCGGGTGCTCATCCTCCGGTAACTCCTACATCGGTAAAGAATATGAACTAAACAAGGTCTGGGTTCTCCAAAACCTCGCCGGAAAAACCGCCGATAACTCTAACTTCCCTAACGGTCTCCCATGGATGGAGCTAAAGGTCAACTCTACTACTATGAGCGGAAGCACCGGTTGTAACACTATGGGCGGACCGGTCTATGCTACAAGCGACAAGATATACTTCGGCAATATAATTTCCACACGGATGTACTGTGAAGGTGTCAATGAGCAAGGATTCTTCAATGCTTTGCAAAATGCCCGCACATGGACAATAGAAAATGACCGCCTTTTCCTCTATGACGCGCCCGGAGGTATTGTCCTCGCCGTATTCAAAGAAGGCGAAGTCCCAAAGACTGAACCGCAAAATTAAAGAAAACGGAAATGAGAAAACTAGCTTACCTCTTTTTATTTATATTCGCTTGCACATCTGCATTCGCGCAGGTCAATGACCCCGAAGCAAAGAAGCTGTTCGAACAGGGTATAAACGAACACGACAACGGTAATTACGACAAAGCCATCTCCCTCTATGAGCAGGCGCTCGAGATTGAACCCGGTAACGAGGTAATTATTTATGAGATGGGTTACACATACAGCGCCCTCAAAAATTACCAGAAGGTCGTCTCCCTTATTTCTGCGCAGATAGAAAAGGGCGTTAAGAATCCCGACATGTACGTGCTCCTCGGAAATGTTTACGATGAAATGAATGACCCATACAAATCGATTGAAACCTACAAAGCCGGGCTCGAAAAATTCCCAAACTCCGGCGTAATGTATTATAACTACGGCATCACCCTCGCGAAGCAAAAGGAGATGGAAAAAGCGCTGGAGAAATTCGAAAAAGGTATCGCTGTAGATCCCGCTTATCCCAGTAATTTTTACATGGCAGCAAAGCTCCTCGACGGTTCTAGCCAATCCATTTGGTCTGTACTGTACGGGGAGATTTACCTAAACCTGATTCCCGATAATGCCCGCGCCGAGGAGCTGAGCAAAATGATCTATGACTTCTACGCATCCCGTATTCAAAAGACCGACGACGGGTATACCGTCTCTATAAATCCATTCAACTCACTTGGTGACAAAGACAAGGTAAACTTACAGGGAAGATATGAAATGTACAGCCTCCTCGGTGTAACTGCATTGCAGGAATACGGATTAAATCTAGACGGCTTCGCTCACCTCCGCGATGTCATTGCAAAACTCTGGACTGAAAAAAATGAACCCCAATACCAGAACATCCTCTTCGACAGGCAGAAGCAGCTGATGGATATGAACAAAGACTACCTCACGTGTTATAACTACCTCATACTCGCGTACGCCGATCCGGACAGGTTCTCCGCCTGGTACGATAAAAACAAATCCACGTTCGATGCCTTCGCTGAATGGATGGCAGATCACCCGCTCAAATTCACTGCCGGCTCTAAATACTACCGCCAACAGTACGAGTAAGGAATTTTTTTCTTCTCTACGGCAGTTAAAGTAAATACGGTGCGTTATATTTGATGAATTAAACGGCTGTATTATCATGAAAAGAATCATACTCGCAGTTATTCTGCTCATCTCCGCAGACTCCTACTCGCAAGATCCAGACCCGAAGCTCATCGGCTACTGGCAGAATTGGCAGGACCCCGCGTCACCCTATATCCCTCTCCCGAATATCGACACCAGCTATAATATCATTCCCGTAGCCTTCGCGGTACCCGCTCCCGGCTCTACTTATAATATGACATTCACACCCGACGTGGGAACGGTTCAGCAGTTCATAAACGATGTGCAGTCCATGCAGTCCCTCGGAAAAAAAATTCTCATCTCCGTCGGCGGCGCCACTGCAAATATCGAACTCAACGACACTAACCAGAGGAACATATTCATCTCGTCCATGCTCTCGATCATAAACACATACGGCTTCGACGGAATGGACATCGATATAGAAGGCGGGTCGCTCTCCGTCACGGGCGGTACTATTACTAACCCCGTCGATGCGCGCATCATCCATCTCATCTACGCCGTCAAAAAAATAATGCAGGAATATTACTCTCTGCACGGGCGCAGGCTTATACTCGGCTTCGCTCCCGAGACTGCTTACGTGCAGGGCGGTATGTCATCTTACGGAGGAATATGGGGCGCGTATCTCCCTGTCCTTCACGCGCTCAGGGACTCCATCGCTTACCTTCACGTCCAGCTGTATAATAGCGGGTCCATGTTCGGTATAGATGGTCATGTGTACACGCAGGGTACGGCGGACTTTATTTTGTCGCAGACCGAGGCGCTTTTGCAGGGGTTCAATACGCAGGGAGGTTTCTTCGCGCCCTTCCAGCCTCAGCAGGTTATTGTCGGACTGCCCGCATGCTCCTCTGCTTCCGGCGGCGGCTACATAAATCCCGATACCGTGCGTTCTGCTATAAAATATCTCCTCGGAACCGGACCGAAACCCGCCAACTACACGGCTGTCGGAACTTACCCCGGGCTCAAAGGAATGATGGACTGGTCTGTTAACTGGGACGCGCAGGTCAATTGCCATCCCCTATATGAATACGCGCGGAATTTCGACCGGATCTTCCGCGGTACCACGGGCATTAACAATAACACAACCGGCACTTCACGTTTCACGTTCAGCTTTCATCCCAACCCCCTTCATACGGGAGGCATACTCAACTTCGAAAATCCCGAAGGACTCCGCTCCGTTAAAATTTATGATGTACTCGGCAGACAGGTGCTCAGCTTCTCCGGGAACGACCTCCTCACAGGGCAGGTGCGCATCAATATTCCATCCGGAACATACTTCCTCACGGCTCTCACTCTCCGCGGTGAGACCTTCAGCAATAGAATGATCGTAATAAAATAATCGAATTGTTATTCCCCATTTTACAAAGGGGGGACTAAGGGGGGTTAAATGATCACTTCTCCAACTCGCTAAGCAGGCTGTTAATATCCAGCGGGTGTGTGTACATATCTATCGAACCGTCTGCTTGATGAGGCCACTCCTCCTTGGGGCGGTCCCAATAAAGCTCGACGCCGTTGCGGTCCGGATCATTCAGATATATCGCCTCCGAGACACCGTGATCGGAAGCCCCGCTCAGCGGATACCCCGCGTCTATCAGCCTCTTAACGACGACAGCCAGGTCCTTACGTGTCGGATAAAGTATTGCGGTATGAAATAAGCCCGCGCTTCGCGCCGGAGCCGGTGGAGCGCCCTTGCTTAGCCATGTGTTCAGGCCGATGTGGTGATGATACCCTCCCGCCGAAATAAAAGCCGCCTCATGCCCGTACGTCGTCGTCAGCTCGAACCCCAGCAGACCAATATAAAAATCCAGCGCCCTCTGCAAATCCGCAACCTTGAGATGGACATGCCCGATGCGAGTACCGGCCGGAACTTTGTAATTATTGTCCATAATGTAAATTAATTCTGGATCTTATTCTGGGGAGAACTTTCCAAAATAGATCCGGGTTTTCTAGTAGGTTCAATATCCTCCGCCATATCTATAAACTCAATAAGTTTATCCATCTGTTGTTTATAATTATTCCACCAATTGATCGACCAAATTCTTATAAACTTTAGCCCATACAATTCTAAGAAATTCTGTCTGAAAATATCCCATGCATAAGCTTCGTTAGTTGATGGTTCTTTATTTCCATCACATTCAATTACTGCAACGGGGAGTCCTGTTACCTTTGATTTGATTAATATATCGATTCGGAAGCCTCCTAACCAATAGTTTGTAACAACTCTTTCTGATCCAATGTGTTCACCTAACATTTCAGCAATCTCGCTTATAAAAGGTGATTCTAATCTCTCATTTTCGGTTAAATTGTCATGTAGTCCTTGGCATAATAGATTTAATATTGATTTTTTGGTTTCTAAGTCATTATTCTCAATTGCTTTCGCATACGCTAAATAAGCATAAAAAACTCCTTTGCCAATATTTCCTAAATCAGAAATTAATTCCGGATATTGAGAAACCTTTTCATCCGGAATAGATGTACATACAAATAAATTATACTTAGCTCTGGTAACAATCACATTGAGTAGCCTGAATCCTTTTTGTTGATTTATCGGGCCAAATTTTTGTGTGAAACTTCCATCTCGTTTCTTTCCAAATGTTGTAGATATTATTATTATATCTCTCTGTTCACCTTGGATATTTTCAAGGTTTTTTACAAATAATTCCTCTCCTCTGATTTGCCTAAGTCGTGCAATTTTTGATGCGAAAGTTGTACTCTCTTCAGATTTTTTGCCGATTAAGTCTAATATATAATTCCTTTGGAGAATATTGAATGTTGCAATTCCGATACTTTTGATTTCATCATCCTCATTTTCAGGAGTAAGTTCATCAATTAGGTTGATTACTTTTAAAGCTTCTTCTTTATTAATACCATTTTCAGAGTCATAAAGACCGTTTACTTGATAGTATTTTATAGCTTTGTAGTTTTCAGTAGGAGGAACTGGCTTTAATCTTGATCCATAAAATGCTGCATTTGAAAACTCTATTAGGTCTGGGTGTTTTGATCTGTAATGAACATCAAGATATGTTTCCTTATATGCTTTTGAAGTCGCGAAGTCAAGAAGCGATTCTGCTCTTGCTAATAGCGGAATCATATTAAAATTTAAATCTGCATCTTCTTCATCATCCGCTTCTTCCTCTAACGAGCCATCACCGTCTAATTTAATTGAAATTTTGAAAGTATCAGACGGAGGCATTTGATTTGCATCACCTGATACTACTTTGTGTTTACCTCTTAGTTTTGCACAATATGTATCCTCTACCCTAAGCTGGCTTGCCTCATCGAAAATAACTAGATCAAATATTCCTTCTTTCATTTCGAAAAGAGAACTACATACATTTGGATTAACTAAGATAACGGGAAATAAATCCGTAAAAAGTTCAAAATCAGTGTTTATGATCTTTCTAAGGGAGTTTAATTTCGCATAAAGATTATTTCTGGCTAAATTGTAAAGCATCGGTAGACCCACACCATGTGTTAATTGAAATCTATTTCTTGAGTTCATTTGTTTGTTAAACCAATAATCCTTTATAAACTCTTTTTGGTATTTACTAATATTTAATTTTTTACTCTCAAAGGAGCCATGGATATTATTATTTCTTATTATATGATCAGCTTCGTTTTCCAGTAATAAATTATAAATGAACCATGTTTCAAAGTCCAACTCCCAGTCATCTATTTCCTTTTCTATAAAAAAATCAAATATTTCACAAATATTCCTATCATTCATTAAATAATCTTTTCTCCACTCTGTATAGTCTGCAATATTTACATAATTTGATAATATCTCGTTTAAGCTTACTTCAATAGTTTCTAAAATCTTAATCCTGGAATTAAAGTTATTTTGAAGTTCAAAAGAAAATTTGAAAAATGGCGAATTATTAACCTCCGAAAATAATTTGTCAGTTTTGCTTTCGAAGTTAGTAACGGTTTCCCTCGAAATATCACAAAGCTTATTAAAATTACTACTATTCAATTCATCGGTTTCTACTACGACCCTTTCTTCAGTTCGTTTAAACCATTCATATGAACGTTTCTTACAATCTTCTAAGATGGGAAGTATCTCTTCAAGATTAATACTCAATTCCTTCACTCTGAAATTAAAATAATTTAAACTAAGTTGTCTCTTTAAATCATCATATAAGGCAAATATTCTTTCCTTATCTCTCTTGACAATCTTGAATTTTCTGGAAAAAATATTTAGAAAGCCTAGAAGTAAATTCGACGGTTTGCCTAAACTTGTAAAAAGCTTTTTACTTCTTTTTATGTTTTCATTATATAATTCCTCAATTTCATTTATTGTTGTTTGTAGCTCTTCATAGTAAGATGAGTAATGCAAACTCAATTTCTTGCTATATTGCATCTTAATATCGAGTCCATTTACCCTAAGATTTGAAGTTATATCAACGAAATTCTTGATATAATCATTCAATTCTACTTTATTCCTTTCCGAAAAGTTATTTTCAAAGATAGAGTCTTTTAAAAAAGAAAATGTATTTATATATGTCTTTGCAATTTTGAAAAGAGTTTCATTCCTCCTTATATTTATAATAAGCTTATTATAGATTGTCGAAATGTCTTCACTTTCAAAGTTTAGTCCGCAATTTTTAAATTTGGTATACATTTTTTGGTATAAATTGGACTTTTTCTGAAGACGTATAAA
It contains:
- a CDS encoding DUF481 domain-containing protein; translation: MKTLTAFLFVLLFASTSFSQVVNIEARRLRTEKDGWAGEASADFFILKEVSTVYAIEGKAQIQFKKDKSLFLFLSDLGFIKADDKDFQNSGFQHIRYNYKLTDTFLRWEVFTQAQFNKVRDIKLRLLAGTGPRFKLYDTDKMRFYIGTLYMYEYEERQSEPIIERENRISSYFSYTFNIGKLLLFGTVYYQPEVTQLDDYRLVNQTDLEFKIFDEFKFVIKYRLLYDTFPPPSVPNTSYSFSNGFKLVL
- a CDS encoding META domain-containing protein; its protein translation is MKTLSLLIPAIALTLLLAGCSSSGNSYIGKEYELNKVWVLQNLAGKTADNSNFPNGLPWMELKVNSTTMSGSTGCNTMGGPVYATSDKIYFGNIISTRMYCEGVNEQGFFNALQNARTWTIENDRLFLYDAPGGIVLAVFKEGEVPKTEPQN
- a CDS encoding tetratricopeptide repeat protein codes for the protein MRKLAYLFLFIFACTSAFAQVNDPEAKKLFEQGINEHDNGNYDKAISLYEQALEIEPGNEVIIYEMGYTYSALKNYQKVVSLISAQIEKGVKNPDMYVLLGNVYDEMNDPYKSIETYKAGLEKFPNSGVMYYNYGITLAKQKEMEKALEKFEKGIAVDPAYPSNFYMAAKLLDGSSQSIWSVLYGEIYLNLIPDNARAEELSKMIYDFYASRIQKTDDGYTVSINPFNSLGDKDKVNLQGRYEMYSLLGVTALQEYGLNLDGFAHLRDVIAKLWTEKNEPQYQNILFDRQKQLMDMNKDYLTCYNYLILAYADPDRFSAWYDKNKSTFDAFAEWMADHPLKFTAGSKYYRQQYE
- a CDS encoding T9SS type A sorting domain-containing protein, whose product is MKRIILAVILLISADSYSQDPDPKLIGYWQNWQDPASPYIPLPNIDTSYNIIPVAFAVPAPGSTYNMTFTPDVGTVQQFINDVQSMQSLGKKILISVGGATANIELNDTNQRNIFISSMLSIINTYGFDGMDIDIEGGSLSVTGGTITNPVDARIIHLIYAVKKIMQEYYSLHGRRLILGFAPETAYVQGGMSSYGGIWGAYLPVLHALRDSIAYLHVQLYNSGSMFGIDGHVYTQGTADFILSQTEALLQGFNTQGGFFAPFQPQQVIVGLPACSSASGGGYINPDTVRSAIKYLLGTGPKPANYTAVGTYPGLKGMMDWSVNWDAQVNCHPLYEYARNFDRIFRGTTGINNNTTGTSRFTFSFHPNPLHTGGILNFENPEGLRSVKIYDVLGRQVLSFSGNDLLTGQVRINIPSGTYFLTALTLRGETFSNRMIVIK
- a CDS encoding VOC family protein, yielding MDNNYKVPAGTRIGHVHLKVADLQRALDFYIGLLGFELTTTYGHEAAFISAGGYHHHIGLNTWLSKGAPPAPARSAGLFHTAILYPTRKDLAVVVKRLIDAGYPLSGASDHGVSEAIYLNDPDRNGVELYWDRPKEEWPHQADGSIDMYTHPLDINSLLSELEK